In Coffea eugenioides isolate CCC68of chromosome 4, Ceug_1.0, whole genome shotgun sequence, the genomic stretch aataacaaaaaagagaaattgTACAATGAATTCAAACAAATTGGTGCTGACAGAGGATATTGTTTGAAGGCAATAATGAATAATCTAATCGCAAATGCATGATATCTTTGGTAATCTTATGCGAGACATAGGAAAGAATCAGAAAATCTCAAAAATCTATTAAAATTCATGTTTAATAAACTTTTCAGAAACATTCACAAATTTATCTTTGTATGatattaaaatgaataaattttatatacactgatgaTCAGGTGTATATATTATTAAGGTAAATTCATGCTCAATTAAATTTTTAGAAACATTCACAAATTTATCTCTGTATGATACTATCACCTTCCCATCTCAACCCCCCCATTATTTCACCTCACaggaaaaacaagaaacaaTTATCCCAGAAACATAAAGCGAAGAAATCAGAAACATCTGCTCTAATATGTTGTCAATTGCTGTTGCACAACAAGAACAGAAGCCCTGCGTCTGACATCACTTGAAGCTAGCAAGTCACCAATGACTCCTATCTCTGGAACTTCACTCCATTCCTCAAGTCCTCTTGTCAATGTAGACTCTTTATTATACCTTCTTCCTACTAGAATAAGATCATATTGATCAGCCATGGATCGGACTAGCTGTACCAATTCAGGGCAATCATTTACTACCTTTTCAATGTAAGTAACATTGCCTTGACCAACTCTGTTTTGCTTAAAATCATACAGCACCTTCATGTCATTCATGTCATCCTCCATGTCGGAACCGTCACGACCCTTAGAGATGTATCTCATGACGGTGAGGTTAACATTCTCATTCCTGGTCATACGCTTTGCCAGTGTCAGTGCTTCCTGATCATCCTTTCCTCCAAGAAAGATCACAGCGACAAAGTGTGCTTTCACGGATAATGTCATTGAGCCAGAACGTCCAAGATGTCCTCTGTCAACGAGAATTCCTACTGAGCAAGGAGCCCTGTCGAGAACATTGCGATTTACCATCCTTAAACATTGATCTTCAGATTCAACTGATCCATCAATGCCCCATTTTCGGTGGAAAGGGACTATAATCAGGGAAGCAAGGACATCAAGGGCAAGCGTGCATATATCCTCGTGCATTAGGTTGCGTGGAGAGATTGCCGTGAAGGCTTGGACAGCCACGGATCCCCAGTTGTTTCTCTCAAATTGCTTAAAAGCATGTATAACATTTTCAGAGTAAGAAATATCTGTTCTCTTGTGAACTTGGTGGGATATGAAGATTGGCGAGGCTCGACCACGTAGCTCAATTAAGTGAAGGGCATGGACCACAATGGGGTTTTCTACCGTGGGAGTAGAGGCATCAAGTAGCTTTATGGTAGCCACAATGTTGTCTGATGAGTGAATGCATGCAAGTATTGGTAGCTTACCTCCATGTCTTGAGTGCATGATGTTCCTTTTCTGGTAGCTTGCATATTTTCTGCTAGGATCATAAAGCAATTGTACCATAGAAGGAACAAACATGGCTATGGCTGCTGTTGAAATAACCAACAAAGCAAAGGTCGTTTGATCGATAATCTGCATGACATAATTTATACAGGAAAAATCATCAGTGACTGTAATCGTTACAAGCACAAGGTGGAATTAGATTTGATATTTGTACTTTCAAGCTGCCTTCTGATAACTTGTTTTTCTAAATTTCAAGTGTTAATTTGTGGCGTTGTAACATCTGTCATACTTTTGTTTGTGTTGTGACAGGTGTGCAACACAAGTCCCTTACGAGGTACTATCAAAAACAGGATTGGATGCTGGATTTGAAGCCAACATTACCTTTCTAAGTCTCCTATTCTGATATCCTACACCCTGCCTGTTCATTTgataaagaagaaaaggaacCAACTTACCCCTTGGTCCCTTATGAAGCTGTACGTAGCCAAATCCACAACCCCTTTTATGCTCATGATTAGACCGAGTGCTATTGAATCATTCAAGGGCATTTTGCAATATCTTGCAACCAGGGAGCATACTATAATCTTTGATGCGAAAGGGACGACCATGAGTACGATGGACACCATGATACTGGATTTGTTTATTGCCAGTGCAGATAGACTTGTTCTCAGGGTTACCAGAGTGATGAATGTAGGCAAAAGCACACCTGAAGAAAAGGTATCAAGCTTGTCGACCAAAGCAGATCCTAAAGGCGGCCCCTCAGGTATAGCCAATCCAACAATGAAGGGCCCAAACAGCACTCCTACATCCAGATAATAAGAGAAAACACCAGAGACAAAGCAAAGAAGGATAACGAAGAAGATGTACAAATCATTTACAGGCCTGCCTTTAGGTGTCTGTTGGACTACCCACAGAAGGGCTGGCCGGATGATAAAGATAATCAAGATGACAAGAGCCATGCAAAGGAATGAATCTAGAGTTTGATTGTAGTCCTGCTTATTTTTAAGATTGGAAAACCATATTGTGTTGACTGATGTAATTGCCACTTGAAGTAAGTGAGTGATGAGACCAGAAGACATTGCTAATCGGCCAAGCTCTGTGTTGAGGATTTTGAGATCCTTAAGAAGGAGAGCAATAACTGGAAATGCTGTCATGGACTGAGCTACCAAGATTCCATAGCGGTTACGTTGTCTTCTAATCTGATCTCCTATGTAAGCATTATTAGGATTATAGCTTCTGTTCGCTAACATAGCGATTCCACCAGCTACCAAGGGCACGACTAAATTTAGAACCCCAATTGCTAGCGCTTTTGGTCCTGTTTTTCTAATCATGCCAGTGTCCATTTTCACTCCGCTCATAAACTGGAAAAGTAAGTAACCGAACGACGTAAATGCACCCAAAGTTCCTTGGCTTTTGGCGGGAAACAAAAACTTCTGGAATCTTTCATCTCTCCCCAGAAATGTACTTCCAAGGATTAGGCCAGCCTATGCCACAAAAATAACAGATCATGTTCAGTTAGTGTATGGTTTTCCCCACAAACAGAATCTAATGTCATCTCATATCTGCTTCCATAACATGTCAGTTAAAAGATCTATGAGAAAAGGTTGCCTAAACAAAATGAGCCCAAAGTCCCAAACAAAAATCTCAACCACAACAATGCATTCATAGCAATATTAGTCCAAGAAATTTAGAGAATGAACACAAGAAAATCCCACGATCAAACAGCAATAATTTGGCAGGAGACCTGGAAAATGATGCAACTCGGGAAATCTGAAAAAATGATGTTAAAGGCAATGCACATACTCCAATTTCAGAGACAATCTTGGGAATTCCAAGACGCTTGAGGGCATAATGCAAGAGGTGAGTTAGCATAAATATGAGAAGAATTTGCAGCTCCAAAATGGGCAAGGAATACATGAAAGGGTTGCTGCGTTTGTAGTGGTAAAAGAAGCCATTCGAATTGACCTTTGGAGGGTCCCTTACACACACAAAAAGAGGCCAGGTATAATTTGTAGTTTTGGGGATAACGATAGACATTTTTGTGTGGTATTGCTGCCGATTGGcaccaccacctccacctccGCCTTTGAAAAGGGACGGTGGTGCTACGGAGGAGAGAAGGGGAGGAGAGGGGAGAGGTGGAGAATGCTGATCACCTATGAGAAGGAGGGTGGAGCTGCAACATGGATATGCAGCAAAGGACGGAGGTCCCAGCAATTTGAAATGGGAATTTCGCCATTTTCGTCCCTAAATTTTTACACTAAAACCAATTTCGTCCTTTATGATATTTTTTAGCCAATTTAGTCCTTCGACTATTTTGAAGTCTCCAATGTAGGACTTTTGCAGCGGCGACACCATATTTTACATATTCTGTACAATCGATGATGGGTATAACTGTCATTTTAAATTAAATTCTTTAATTTAAATGCACCTTTGACTATAGTTCTTCTTCTCCAATGGGAATCTCATCCCATTCACGAAATTCGCACAAActctcacttcacacacacatattATATATTCTTCAGTCCACGCTGAGAAAATTGAAGACTTTCTGCTTTACGTCAAATTGATAGTTAACATCAAAATGAGGCTGAATACTTCTCACCCCTGTATGACTACCAATTACAGAATCTACTCCAACCCAATCATTTTCACGTGTAGTGAACTGGCAAAAGGTACTATCAAAAAAACTGGGAaactaaaagaaacaaaacgGGTAACTACTAAAACATGCACGCCCAGATGGCAAATTTTCTGCTGAAAttggagaaagagaaaaaaataagataaaacccctatttaaaaaaaaaacaaatggaaGTTAAAGTAATTGATTTGTTTTCCCTTAATAGTAGTCAAAATATTAAAGGTGTTCAGAATCAGACTGATGTGCAAAAGATTGTTCAGCACAACCCAGATAATCTAATAGAGCCTCTGAACAAAAATGGTTTAACAGTCTCATCATTTCCCAAACCGCCCCATTATTTCAATGCAACATTAATATGAAGTTAAAGAGAAAACAAACACAATAAAACTTAAATCCCAGATTAGCCGCTCAAGCAGAAGCGAGAAGCGCACCCCCCCTACCCACCAAAAACGGGGGGCGGAAAGAGAAAATGCGTGGAAATCCGATCTCCATGAGTTTGTCTTGTTTCTAAAAACTTGGCCGCTAACACTCTGGTTCTTCAGTGCCCTTCCCCCTGCAAACCCAATTGTCAGTGGCACTAATAAGTAGATGTACGATATTACTcagcttttgattttttgtttttttcttgtgaattttGTTTCATGATtgagtgtgtgtgagagagagtttgtgtgaatttctggtgaatgGGATGAGATTTCCATGGAGAAGAAGTAGTCCATTTAAATTAAAGAATTTAATTTAAATGACAAATATACCCCTCGTCGGTTGTACAGAATATGTAAAATGTGGTGTTGCCGCCGCAAAAGTCCTACATTGGAGACTTCAAAATAGTCAAAGGACTAAATTggctaaaaaaaatcataaaggaCGAAATTGATTTTAGTGTAAAAGTTTAGGGACGAAAATGGCGAAATTCCCATTTGAAATTGTTGGCTCTTATATAGACCAGTAGGAGAATGCTGACAGCTCTCTTTTTAGCTACAGCAAATCCACCACTCCAATtcgtttaattttttttttgggataatttcaaaaacctctcctgaggtttctgaAAGTTTTACTGCCCTCtcctaaagttttaaaaatatcattaaACTCCCTTAAAACTAATTTTATTGTAACAAATTAGCTCAATTCAaaacaattaataataaaaaaatgatttcaaGAGTGAGAAGAATATTTCATACCAAAAGTGCCCTTAACTTATTACTAGTTGGTTGACTTAGAATCAAAAGGGAATATTAGTTaagaatagaaaataaaaactatagTTAGAAAGTGTAAGTGAGGCAAATTACAACACTAGCATGAACCTAGTAGAATTCAGTAACAATGGCTCGCAAAATCAAAGAATTGGAGAggaaattttattaattttgaatCAGTATTTACACATAGAATTCCTAAATTCTTACTAGTGGAATTTAGAAGATTTTGAACAAGAATTGGATAAGACAAAGTATGGTCTCTTCAAGAAAAAATGCCAcgataaataaaaaatatatataaactatgctaaaatattttttgtgaattattTCTTTCACTTACAAGGTCCAATATTTCACATGATTACTaagaaatttttaatatttataacaaaaaaataacaaCTCTCAAGCAATGTTTGCATGAATAGAAAAGAAATGGCTTTAATGGAAAAATAAGTAAATCAAAGTGGAGAAAATCATTTTAACAATCTTGTTGGGATCACATatacaaagaaaagaaaaaaacaaatattttgaaaaagaaggaaagaatagACTATGTGTAGTTACACTTTATCCATTACTTAATAAAACCTAATTGTAAACATATATTAACAATTTATccttttttatgtatttttgtATTCATCTTGTTATTCTTATGAAAAATTTATGAAATAATAATATCTCAATAagaattttaatcttttttaagGGGACGAAATTACAAGAACtactaaaatttagaaaaaaatattaaatgttAACGGTTATCATTATGAAATTTAgtattcaagattttcaagtTTTTTACATTCCAAATTATGGCAATACAAGTGGCTCAATTGTTTCTCCATATAACTATgtaaaatttccaaagttgCAAGGGTAATAAAGTCATTTGACCATCAATGAGGTAAGCATTGGACCCCAATTGACTAGGCCTGTCAATGGGGCGGGTCCGGGTCAGAATTCATTATTCCAGACCCAGACCCGGCATAACATACCGGACCCGaatccgacccgtttacccgacgggtcttttacTCTATGTTCCGGATTCGGATCCGACGGGTCTACCcgaaaaaatttatcaaaacttacaatttctaataaaaatgagaaaaaaaatatatttgtaaactaatttctaactaatacaaaaaaaaaaataagaaaagaaatcaaattgactttactcaaacacatcaccctaatcaaattatattgataaatatatagattttaaattattaatccatttatatccggatccgggtctaatacgggccggaatactatattccgtatccgaccccttttttttgtttgacaaaacggattcGGATCCAGGTCTGggtaacggaattaaatccctacccgtacccgcaataatttcacggatctGGTCCTAGTCCGGGTCTGGGTCTAGACTTggaccgttgacaggcctacaaTTGACTGATAAatgaggtaagtgatattttaaaaactttggGGGAGGGTAGTGAAATTGTCAggaaccttaggggaggttccTGAAagtatccctttttttttctgtccTTCCTTATGATAACCTTAAAtacaaaaaatctttttttggGATACTATATATAGGGGTTTTAGCTTAAATTTAAAACTCTAGAGCTAAATCCAATGTATGTAAAATAATCTCATAATCCCCTTTtatttaattgttaattatgaAAAACTTTAACATGCTTCAAATGGTGTATTCAAATCGATCCAAGTTTGAGTAGTGCACTACTCGATCTTGACTCAAGTTAAAATAACTGGGATCAAGTTCGGCAACCTTTTAGAAGTCAAGTTCAAACTTGACTCGAGTTTGAGTTTGTAAAGCTTTTAGAAGAGTTCAACTTCAATTTATCTTACTCGAATTCGAGTTAAATCAAGCTTAATCAAGTTTAATTGAACTTATTCTAGTCTAATCGAGCTCAcctaataaaattaatattttacatataatttaAACAAAGGATACAATTGACATTtcacaataaaaaaatataaaatatataaaatatgcatatatatacacacacgcACTATTAGGCTCACCTAGGTTatgaatttaaaaatatattttcgaACTCGACTTGTAAGAATTTTTAAGTAGTTTAAACTCGATTCAAATTTGGTCAACACCGAGCTTGAATCAAGTAAATCAAGCTGCTCACGAGATTGagtcaaatagatcaagctatTTGTGAGCTTTGGTCGAGTAGTTCGGTTAACTTACATTCCTATTATAATCATTTGTAGGAAGCTTTTTATACTATTTTAGTTTATGTTGCGCGTTACTCTCTGCAAACAATGTATACATCCATGCAATTAAGGGGGGCTCTTGAGTCCATTGCCTACAAGTTGAAAGTTCGGGTACTAAATTGTATCGACATTTTCAATGTCAACTGAGGATTCACTTTTCAGTTATCATagagtttcttgaaacttgtTCTAGACTTGTTTATGCAAAATATTATCACTGGTAGAATGTACCAAACAAATCTCAAATAAGATGTCCCCTCAACCTATTAGTGAGAAACACAAGGAATAGAAATCAGCATCAGGCTATGTCCAATTCTCTAGCATATTAACACAGCACTAGATATGGATTCATTCGATTACAAGGGTAAATTCACAGAGGTAGTCGCCTTTTTTCTCGCAAACATTTGCATTACTTTCACTAGCGATCACCTGATATACATTTGCAGGTTTATTCACTACAACTGCTTCAAGAACACATATACACTATAAACCAAAATGATTCTCCTAGCATAAAAATACAGCAAGACTTACACCAACAGATGCTGGGGAGTAAAGAAGCTTCACCTACAGCCTGGAGCACCAAAATTGGGCAATACGATGAACTTGATGGACAAAGGGTCAATGAATACAGGAGAATTTAGATCCACAAATTCTGGAGCAAGAGTTGGAATGCCTCCTCCATCAGTAAGTTTTAATGGTTTTCCATTTAGCAGCATGGTTTTGCTTTGAATATCTCCATCTTTGGGAGTTAAGTGGTATTCTTCTCGGAACAGATCTTCATCTGCTGCTTTACTTCCAACCCAGGAAACAGTCTTCTTAAGATTATGCAGAAAAgactttttcttgtttttttcttcTACGGGCAAGTCTGTATGTGTGACAGATTCAACATCGACACTGAATGCAGTTTCATTGCTTAAATTGATCAGGAGTAAAGTTACTcctttctgcaacaaaagaaaagcattGCTAGTTAGGAGAACAAGTTCAATTAATTTTCAAAATGATGTCACCAGAAGTAATACCCCAAATGAATAGGACCAATGTTGTTAGTACATAATTTGTAGAGGCAACCAGTGTCTTTAGGATTCAGAAATACAAATTGGTTGACCATAGCTCTTGAAGTTCACGGGGTACTATCCAGGGGGGATTGCAGAATCAGGTACACAAATGAAGCAGCTCAAAACAAGCACGCACATTTGTGTAAGGATTTTATAGCAATCCAGGAAAGAACTTTCTTTCTGCTAGTAGAAACTTAATGAGAATGACTTTGAAGCAAATCTTTCTGATAATTTGTAGGCAGAGAGGGAAGGAGATAACAACAGTGGATGCCTACATCGGACGCCAAGCATTGACTCCATCTACAGCTAGAATGGTACGCATGCCAACAAGATACTATAGCTGAAACTAGATTTCCCCAACCAAACCACTAGCTTAATTGAAGAAAAGTTTCTCCAAGGAATACAGCAACTTCATATGAAAGAACTTTTCAACCTATTGCATTGTAGCAGCTTATTTTTCACGCATAACTGATAGCATGCTCATCAAACACCATACAGAGGCCCACACACAGACATGTAATTTGGTTGAAGCTCATTAAGCAAGGCAAAACAAAGATATAAAATTTCCGTAAAATCGGATAAAAGGTATGATTTCtacttaacaaaaataaggaAAAGCAACCTTTGAGAATGCAGAAGGTCAACTACATCTCAAAAACAACAATCAGAAATATGGACAGCTTAACTTTATCAGTGATCTAGATCCACTTTAAGACGTAAGAATGCTTCCACCTATCAAGTTCATGAATAATCATAACTTACTTTTTGTTTTGAACAGTGAGCATAAGAGCGCAAGTATGGTTCATTGCTGTCAATAGAAAGAACTCCACTTCCCATAAGCTGATGCCAGAGCAATGCACTGCAAAGACCCAACCACATACAGCAAAAGAAGTCTTAgcagaaaagaaattaaagggcaacgagaaaaaattgaaaaattagtCCGGTCCTTATAGAAGCCCACAACATATGCAATAGGCGGACAAAACAATCAACACGAAATGGATCCATCTTACGTTAGCAATTCAAATACCAAAAGTATCAGTTGCATTAAAGTTATTCAGTTCTTAACTAAGTTGTTGGCTTTTGAAAAAGTAATTGTCCTTGCCTGTAATAATCTGGATTTGGAACATATGTAGTTGTGTCGAGGAGAGCATAGTTTCCACCAATTAAGGTTTGCCTACAATACACTTTAGTGTCAAACTTAGCAGCCAAACCGAGCTGATCCAAATACCTGCATAAAAAAGGTAGGCAAAAATGTTGATGGAAATCCATACGCTTCAGAATCATACTACATTTACTGGAAGCATCTtaaatgtaagaaaaaaatTTACTAGCCTCTGTCACAGAACAAGGATGTGGCAAAAGAAAGAATACCAGAAGCTGTTAACGAAAGTATCAGAAACATGACGACCACCATTGTTAAAAGCTCCCCCAGCTTCACCAACCCAAGCAGAAGCCCAAGGACCATCGGTCTGGATGATTCTGCTAAGATTGCCAAAAGTGGCCTCTATCTTACTCAAGTAGTGCGGGTTCAGGATTTTATTAATAAGATTGTGGTCAACTCCTGAAACAGAAAAGAAGTTTAAGGCCCACAGTATCATGGAACCGTTAAATAATGATGCAATCATAAAGTAACACTTGAGAGTTAGTTGATCTTTTTTCAGTAGTTAAAGCACAGAAAACAAACACTTCTAATTAGAAAGCCAAAGGCTTCAATGTACTCTATGTATTTCAATTATGCCACTCAACTTTTTCATCACCATTTGAAAAGGGATCTCTATAAACATTTCTTTCTAAGTTTCTTCCATAATTGGAAACTAAGAAGctaaacaaaatagaaaaaatgactTGCGTGCATTGAAATCTTTGTTTCACTGGAAAGTTTTTAGGATATTCCACACtttgaaatctggaaaaatccAAACTTATGAAAATAATGATCATAATGTTTATATTATTTCTTAGTCTTTCTCCTTTTCCTCAATTCCAGTGAAACAAACTTAAACTTGTCAGAGCATGAGCACCCTGCTCGTTATCATGGTCATCGCAATTgttacaacaaaaaaaattagcaaatatGTCTTAAGCTTTTTGTGCCACAAAACAGAGAAAGCTAACACAAAGATCATATCAGTCAAATCATCATCATTTCTACACTATGTTCATGATGCTTGCCTACCTGCACCCAGGTTATAGATGTGATGGGTCAGGACATCAACAACTTGAGGACCTGAAACTAGAAGGAGCCTAGAATACCAGTCCTTATCAAAGAAACCCCCTGGTGCTAAGACAAAAGGTCTAGGATGGAAACTCTTGTACTCTTCAATGATGATAGAATTCAGATTAGAAACATCTTTCCCATACTGTTCAGCATCAACACTGGCGCCAACTCCCTTCCCACTCAACTCATTACCTGCGACAACAAAACATAAGGAAACAATAAGGTTTATTATTTGTTTAGAATATAATAAACACAATTAAGTATACAATTAGATGAAGAAAAGGTAGTCATCGAAATGAATACCAAATTCCCATGAATCTATATGGTATCCCTTAGAGATTGTGTATTTAATAAAATCATGGGCATTGCTAGAATCCCATTCCCCTTGCCAAACACCCCTTCTATTCTTGTGCCTCCCATATAGTGCATTGACGCCAAAGGTCACAAGTGCTCTGTAACAACATAATGCCAATAGGAACTTGATGAATTTCTGAAATAGTTGGATACATTTATAATGAGAATGAAATTCAGTAATTTCCGCCATACACTCAAATGTAGTTGTAGATGAGATCTTACCCTGTCTTTTTGAAAAAGCTATTCAACTCATCCCACCTTTTCATATGTAAGCAACCCTTTGAAAATCCAAACAACCCATCCTTCTGTTTCACAAATGGTGTGCAAGAAATGTTTCCAACATCATAATGAACTTGGTCTTGCAAAGAACCTCCAAGTCTTAATCTTAAATTCTTGAAAGCTGTTAAAACACCAATCGATAATTTAGCAATCACCAAATGCTTTTGAAGTATCATggaaaaaatcaaaagacagCCAATCTAGCAAACTATCCTCAATGTGAAGTTTGTCACTTGACAATTTGAAGTATAAAATAGCACATCAGACATCTATTGGTACAATTCTGATACATCTACGAACTTTTGAAACTAATTTTCCAACAGAAATCAAATGGAAGGCATTTGACAGTATCTTCGCCAACCAATGCTCAAAATGTACAGGGCTTAAAGTTCATGCTCATTTGATGGGCTATTTTGGGACTGACTAATTAAAGTCCAAATCTTGATAAAAGAAGAGATTAGTGGTCTATTTTGCTTTCTGATCAAAATTTGATAAACTACTATCAATATAACAAGAACAAAAAATGGAGATGACCAAGCTTATAGCAGAGAAAGACAACCTTGAATGGCGTTGGAGAGAAAAGGATGAGACAAGTCCTGAAAAGACAAAAACACTTTCAGTAAACAGACAcaaactgtcttttgtaaatAGTAATTACACCCGATTTGTGTGCTGCGGAGGTTAAAGATATCAATAATCTGTAGAAGTTGAAATCGTTACCAGATTTAGAAGAGATGAAGATCCCCATGGGCACTGGTTATAGTTGCATTTCTCTTTAGGCCACCAATCAATGGTGGCACATATGTAATTAGTATCTGTCTCAGCAAATTTTGCTGTTGAATCAATGAGCAGTACTGCATTTCCTATATTTTGTGCCAAAATTGAGGGGAGAAATACCAGAAAGATTACACCAGATGTCCTCCAACCCATTAGTACACTAAAATAGCTTCACCTGAGAAAAATTGATTGTAAGAAAAACACAATCACGTAATTGAATAGATGATATTATCAAACATGTTATCTCAATAATACTTTTAGAAATTAATATGAGAAAAGAAACTTGGTAGCCCTTCAAAGTTCTTAGTCATAAATAGACTATCATTTTGTCTATAACATAGTTCAGCACAAGATGTGTGCAATGCTACAGTATCTAATCCGGAATTTGATTAAAGCTTGCAGAACATTAACATGTCATAGAAAAAGTTACCAATTAAATAGATCTAACAAAGATACAGCTTTAATTAAATAGATCTAACAAAGATACAGCTTTAACATAAGAAAGTAACAGAAATGCTTTTCACTTCTATCATGGTAAGTTGCATccaagaaaagataaaaaatttcTATGTAAAACCGACTCAAAATAACCAATTTCAGGAAAGATAAGAACAGGTCCCTTCCAATAACGGTAAACCTTCAAGAACATAACTTGTTGATTACAGAAGAACATTAAGGCCTAGTTACCATATATAAACACGAATCAAAAAGCTGAAATGAGGTATAAATTTTAGAGACACAGAGCATGTATCACAGAATATGCTTAAACAGAGGAGC encodes the following:
- the LOC113769286 gene encoding cation/H(+) antiporter 4-like, which produces MAKFPFQIAGTSVLCCISMLQLHPPSHRYEMTLDSAGLILGSTFLGRDERFQKFLFPAKSQGTLGAFTSFGYLLFQFMSGVKMDTGMIRKTGPKALAIGVLNLVVPLVAGGIAMLANRSYNPNNAYIGDQIRRQRNRYGILVAQSMTAFPVIALLLKDLKILNTELGRLAMSSGLITHLLQVAITSVNTIWFSNLKNKQDYNQTLDSFLCMALVILIIFIIRPALLWVVQQTPKGRPVNDLYIFFVILLCFVSGVFSYYLDVGVLFGPFIVGLAIPEGPPLGSALVDKLDTFSSGVLLPTFITLVTLRTSLSALAINKSSIMVSIVLMVVPFASKIIVCSLVARYCKMPLNDSIALGLIMSIKGVVDLATYSFIRDQGIIDQTTFALLVISTAAIAMFVPSMVQLLYDPSRKYASYQKRNIMHSRHGGKLPILACIHSSDNIVATIKLLDASTPTVENPIVVHALHLIELRGRASPIFISHQVHKRTDISYSENVIHAFKQFERNNWGSVAVQAFTAISPRNLMHEDICTLALDVLASLIIVPFHRKWGIDGSVESEDQCLRMVNRNVLDRAPCSVGILVDRGHLGRSGSMTLSVKAHFVAVIFLGGKDDQEALTLAKRMTRNENVNLTVMRYISKGRDGSDMEDDMNDMKVLYDFKQNRVGQGNVTYIEKVVNDCPELVQLVRSMADQYDLILVGRRYNKESTLTRGLEEWSEVPEIGVIGDLLASSDVRRRASVLVVQQQLTTY
- the LOC113769455 gene encoding heparanase-like protein 2 is translated as MGWRTSGVIFLVFLPSILAQNIGNAVLLIDSTAKFAETDTNYICATIDWWPKEKCNYNQCPWGSSSLLNLDLSHPFLSNAIQAFKNLRLRLGGSLQDQVHYDVGNISCTPFVKQKDGLFGFSKGCLHMKRWDELNSFFKKTGALVTFGVNALYGRHKNRRGVWQGEWDSSNAHDFIKYTISKGYHIDSWEFGNELSGKGVGASVDAEQYGKDVSNLNSIIIEEYKSFHPRPFVLAPGGFFDKDWYSRLLLVSGPQVVDVLTHHIYNLGAGVDHNLINKILNPHYLSKIEATFGNLSRIIQTDGPWASAWVGEAGGAFNNGGRHVSDTFVNSFWYLDQLGLAAKFDTKVYCRQTLIGGNYALLDTTTYVPNPDYYSALLWHQLMGSGVLSIDSNEPYLRSYAHCSKQKKGVTLLLINLSNETAFSVDVESVTHTDLPVEEKNKKKSFLHNLKKTVSWVGSKAADEDLFREEYHLTPKDGDIQSKTMLLNGKPLKLTDGGGIPTLAPEFVDLNSPVFIDPLSIKFIVLPNFGAPGCR